Proteins co-encoded in one Candidatus Ryanbacteria bacterium CG10_big_fil_rev_8_21_14_0_10_43_42 genomic window:
- a CDS encoding very short patch repair endonuclease, translated as MDKITREQRSRNMAAIRSRGNQTTEIAFSKLLRANKITGWRRHSRQVFGVPDFIFQKEKVAIFIDGCFWHGCPRCKTQPKTNTKYWKQKIANNQKRDKQVKKQLIRDGWKVFRFWEHEVKKNPNRVMDKIVF; from the coding sequence ATGGACAAAATAACGAGGGAACAACGGAGCCGAAATATGGCGGCTATTCGGAGCAGAGGAAATCAGACTACGGAAATTGCTTTTTCAAAACTGCTCCGAGCAAACAAAATTACAGGCTGGCGCAGACATAGCCGCCAAGTTTTCGGCGTTCCCGATTTTATTTTTCAGAAGGAAAAGGTGGCGATTTTTATAGACGGCTGCTTTTGGCACGGGTGTCCGCGGTGTAAAACACAACCAAAAACAAATACAAAGTATTGGAAACAAAAAATCGCCAACAATCAAAAAAGAGACAAGCAGGTCAAAAAACAACTTATTCGGGACGGGTGGAAAGTTTTTCGGTTTTGGGAGCACGAGGTAAAAAAGAATCCGAATCGTGTTATGGACAAGATTGTTTTTTGA
- a CDS encoding glycosyltransferase family 2 protein → MGHICNLSYMMSFRNFKQSLVVVSFVLFLYIPTILVFYFAWSKDFVPLEGFESIRFLVLLLFAPIILKYFIQLLIAPFYSVVEHARSIRRQENFFPSVSVIIPAWNEEVGIMKTIKSVLNTKYPKMELVVVNDGSTDNTHKTVTDFLNKCQKENLYSGVQIRYLKIKNGGKARALNKALEVAVNEIVMTVDADSIMDKNAIKNIVKHFADMRVASVAGNVVIGNRSNPICLIQQLEYLYGFYFKRADSLFNAVYIVGGAAAAYRKSVFAEIGNFDVNMITEDIEISTRLQAFGYHVRYASDAYVFTEGPSDFMSLCKQRLRWKLGRLLTFWKHRSLFFSLRKTHKSYLSFLILPIALFAELLLLCEGILLIIFYTYTFYTNDFVPLAFVITLLTGVIVLQIISDPKVKFHRNLVLLAPTAWLLFYFMDLVEYQALLKSIKKIVTKSELRWQKWNRMGVFLDAQENA, encoded by the coding sequence ATGGGTCATATTTGTAACTTAAGCTATATGATGAGTTTCCGTAATTTTAAACAATCCTTAGTTGTTGTGTCGTTTGTTTTATTTCTTTATATACCAACAATACTGGTGTTTTATTTTGCGTGGTCAAAAGATTTTGTACCCCTTGAAGGGTTTGAGTCGATTCGATTTTTAGTATTGCTTTTATTTGCCCCAATTATCCTAAAATATTTTATACAGTTACTTATAGCACCTTTTTATTCTGTAGTTGAACACGCCAGATCGATACGAAGGCAAGAAAACTTTTTCCCAAGCGTTTCGGTTATAATTCCTGCATGGAATGAAGAGGTTGGGATTATGAAGACGATAAAGTCCGTATTAAACACAAAATATCCAAAGATGGAACTTGTGGTGGTAAATGACGGATCAACAGACAATACACACAAAACAGTGACAGATTTTTTGAACAAGTGTCAAAAAGAGAATCTTTATTCGGGGGTACAAATTCGTTATCTGAAAATTAAAAATGGGGGCAAGGCACGAGCATTAAATAAAGCGCTCGAAGTTGCAGTTAATGAGATCGTTATGACCGTTGATGCAGATAGCATTATGGATAAAAATGCCATTAAGAATATTGTAAAACACTTTGCCGATATGCGCGTTGCATCTGTTGCTGGAAACGTTGTCATTGGTAATCGATCAAATCCAATTTGTTTAATACAACAACTCGAGTATCTTTACGGCTTTTATTTTAAACGAGCAGACTCACTGTTTAACGCTGTGTATATAGTTGGAGGTGCCGCGGCCGCATACAGAAAAAGCGTGTTCGCCGAAATCGGTAATTTTGATGTAAATATGATTACTGAAGATATTGAAATTTCTACACGATTACAAGCTTTCGGGTATCATGTTCGTTACGCATCCGATGCGTATGTGTTTACTGAGGGACCATCAGATTTTATGAGTTTGTGTAAGCAACGCCTTCGTTGGAAGCTTGGTCGGTTGCTCACATTTTGGAAACACCGAAGTCTTTTTTTTAGTTTAAGAAAGACGCATAAATCTTACTTAAGCTTTCTTATTCTTCCGATAGCTCTTTTTGCGGAACTCTTACTGTTATGCGAGGGTATTCTGCTCATAATCTTTTATACATATACGTTTTATACAAATGACTTTGTACCACTCGCATTTGTCATTACACTGCTAACGGGAGTAATAGTACTTCAAATAATTTCTGATCCGAAGGTAAAATTTCATCGAAATCTGGTGTTGTTGGCACCAACTGCGTGGCTGTTATTCTATTTTATGGATTTGGTAGAGTACCAAGCCCTTTTAAAAAGCATAAAAAAAATCGTCACCAAGTCGGAGCTTAGGTGGCAAAAATGGAACAGGATGGGAGTGTTTCTTGATGCTCAGGAAAACGCATAG
- the glyA gene encoding serine hydroxymethyltransferase (catalyzes the reaction of glycine with 5,10-methylenetetrahydrofolate to form L-serine and tetrahydrofolate) — MKDKEIQKLIHAEEKRQKGVINLIPSENYVSADVLEALGSVLNNKYAEGYPHKRYYGGNAVIDDIEVLCQRRALAAFKVNPEKWTVNVQPYSGSPANLAVYLALVPPGEKIMGMELPMGGHLTHGQAVSITGKIWKQVPYGVDKKTERLDYDALQKIAIQEKPKLIIAGFTAYPRKIDWKKFRAMADACGALLMVDMSHIAGLVAGGAHTTPFPYADVVTTTTHKTLRGPRSALIFSRREYAKKIDKAVFPGLQGGPHENQIAAVAVALHEVMRLSFQTYARHIVANAKVLAGELKKRGWRIVSGGTDNHLLLVDTMSRGVPGAVASNCLEENGIIVNKNTIPFDVRSPFDPSGIRLGTAAVTTQGMREKDMIRIAKNIDDILLAEVRKCAQ; from the coding sequence ATGAAAGACAAAGAAATTCAAAAATTAATACACGCGGAAGAAAAACGTCAAAAAGGCGTTATCAACCTTATTCCATCTGAAAATTATGTGTCTGCTGACGTGCTTGAAGCTCTTGGATCAGTTCTGAATAATAAATATGCGGAAGGATATCCGCATAAGCGATACTATGGGGGAAATGCTGTTATTGATGATATTGAGGTTCTGTGCCAAAGGCGAGCACTCGCGGCATTTAAGGTGAATCCGGAAAAATGGACGGTAAATGTACAGCCTTATTCAGGGTCTCCGGCAAATCTTGCGGTATATCTGGCATTGGTTCCTCCGGGAGAAAAGATTATGGGCATGGAGCTTCCCATGGGAGGACATTTAACGCATGGGCAGGCAGTCAGTATTACGGGGAAAATATGGAAGCAGGTGCCGTATGGAGTGGATAAAAAAACGGAACGCTTGGATTATGATGCATTGCAAAAGATTGCAATACAGGAAAAACCAAAACTTATTATAGCCGGCTTTACGGCATATCCGCGCAAAATCGATTGGAAAAAATTCCGCGCTATGGCAGATGCATGCGGGGCGCTTTTGATGGTAGATATGTCGCATATTGCGGGTCTTGTTGCGGGGGGCGCTCATACAACGCCTTTTCCTTACGCGGATGTTGTAACAACGACAACGCATAAGACGCTCCGCGGACCGCGCAGTGCTCTTATTTTTTCACGTCGGGAATACGCAAAAAAAATCGACAAAGCTGTATTTCCGGGTCTTCAGGGAGGACCGCATGAAAATCAAATTGCCGCCGTTGCAGTGGCGCTTCATGAGGTTATGCGTTTGTCGTTTCAAACATACGCTCGTCATATAGTTGCCAATGCAAAGGTATTAGCGGGGGAATTAAAGAAGCGAGGATGGCGTATTGTTTCAGGAGGAACGGATAATCATTTATTGCTGGTAGATACAATGTCTCGGGGTGTGCCGGGAGCAGTGGCAAGTAATTGCTTAGAGGAGAATGGTATTATTGTGAATAAAAATACTATACCGTTTGATGTTCGTAGTCCGTTTGATCCCTCCGGCATTCGGCTAGGTACGGCCGCCGTCACAACCCAGGGAATGCGGGAAAAGGATATGATTCGAATAGCAAAAAATATTGACGACATTCTTTTGGCTGAAGTGCGGAAATGTGCCCAATAA
- a CDS encoding threonylcarbamoyl-AMP synthase, whose protein sequence is MWCVQKTCCGIWYNRRAMRIIPLDATHEVSAVLETIRIIKNGGVVIVPTDTVYGIIADAWNEKAIDRIFKIKMRTAEKALPIFVSDFTMMDKVAVANESLKERIESFGSVTAILPARGWVPLSLRGGSLTVGVRIPFHPFVKKILETFGSPITGTSANTSGRGPYTKIGDVIDEFEGGMEPDLIVDAGDLPPNSPSAVIDFMVSPPRILRTGALPKHKLIELLNNQAE, encoded by the coding sequence ATGTGGTGCGTGCAGAAGACATGTTGCGGAATATGGTATAATAGAAGAGCTATGCGTATTATTCCTCTTGATGCGACTCACGAAGTCTCTGCAGTTTTGGAGACAATACGGATTATTAAAAACGGAGGTGTTGTCATCGTTCCTACGGATACCGTATACGGCATCATCGCCGATGCATGGAACGAGAAAGCGATAGACCGTATATTCAAAATTAAAATGCGTACGGCTGAAAAGGCACTGCCCATTTTTGTATCAGACTTTACTATGATGGATAAAGTTGCTGTTGCTAATGAGTCACTAAAAGAACGCATAGAATCGTTTGGTTCGGTAACGGCAATATTGCCTGCACGGGGATGGGTACCGCTTTCCTTGAGAGGCGGAAGTTTGACGGTGGGCGTTCGTATTCCATTTCATCCGTTTGTTAAAAAAATTCTGGAAACATTCGGGTCTCCCATTACTGGTACAAGTGCGAATACATCGGGACGTGGACCATACACGAAGATTGGAGATGTTATTGATGAATTTGAAGGAGGAATGGAGCCTGATCTTATTGTAGATGCCGGTGATCTGCCACCCAATAGCCCATCGGCGGTAATTGATTTTATGGTATCGCCGCCTCGGATACTGCGCACGGGAGCGCTTCCAAAACATAAATTGATTGAATTATTGAATAACCAGGCGGAATAA
- a CDS encoding UTP--glucose-1-phosphate uridylyltransferase: MKAVILAAGEGRRMRPLTETMPKQMVRVLGRTLLEYQLDVLPDVITELILVVGYKRNQIEDFLGDSWRGRPITYIEQKKPGGTAAALALCEQFLKNEPLFMVMYADDIHGKEGVRACVEKGSPCLLIDEVDDPRKFGVIETDSEGRIVRIDEKPEKPKSNLVSSGVLLLSNAIFSYVAQPRDGEEYIPDRIMAMLEDGHTFHTVRSSQWIVIGYPEDVVRAEDMLRNMV; the protein is encoded by the coding sequence ATGAAGGCAGTGATATTAGCAGCCGGAGAGGGGCGTCGCATGCGTCCGCTTACAGAAACAATGCCAAAACAGATGGTACGTGTTTTAGGGCGCACACTCCTGGAGTATCAGCTTGATGTGCTTCCCGATGTCATCACGGAACTTATTTTGGTTGTGGGTTATAAGAGAAATCAGATAGAAGATTTTTTGGGAGATTCATGGCGGGGACGGCCCATTACATATATTGAACAGAAAAAGCCGGGAGGTACGGCGGCGGCACTGGCTTTGTGCGAGCAGTTTTTAAAAAATGAACCATTGTTTATGGTAATGTATGCGGATGATATTCATGGAAAGGAAGGTGTTCGTGCATGTGTAGAAAAAGGGTCACCGTGCTTGCTGATTGATGAAGTTGATGATCCGAGAAAATTTGGTGTTATAGAAACAGACAGTGAAGGAAGGATAGTTCGTATTGATGAGAAGCCTGAAAAGCCAAAATCAAACCTTGTATCTTCGGGAGTTCTTTTATTGAGTAATGCCATTTTTTCTTATGTTGCTCAACCTCGTGATGGAGAAGAATATATTCCGGACAGAATTATGGCAATGCTTGAGGATGGACATACGTTTCATACGGTGCGGTCTTCGCAGTGGATTGTAATAGGATACCCCGAAGATGTGGTGCGTGCAGAAGACATGTTGCGGAATATGGTATAA
- a CDS encoding leucine--tRNA ligase, whose translation MSKKSVKSLPKKTLKKRSSVKRVVAYNHARTEKKWQKKWASSGIYEPNLKTAKNPFYNLMMFPYPSAEGLHVGNMYAFTGADVYGRFKRMQGYDVFEPIGLDGFGIHSENYALKVGTHPITQAKISEKRFYKQLEMIGNGFAWKERLETYDPDYYRWTQWLFTVMFKKGLAYRKKAVVNWCPSCKTVLADEQVIAGECERCDTIVIKKELEQWFFKITKYAERLLSGIDTIDWSEKVKIAQKNWIGKSEGALIQFPISHSQLSIEVYTTRADTIFGATFLVIGPEHPLLMNNELDINNEEEVKEYIKVAKKKSEEDRMRDKVEKTGVELEGVRAINPATKEPIPVWVADYVLGHVGTGAIMAVPAHDTRDFAFAKKYWLNIVPVVEPDAHADTADDMAVRLRKSIVDDDEAYVGHGRLVNSGPYDGMDSLEARTKIIKAVEGKKKITYRLRDWLISRQRYWGPPIPMIFCVSCKEKGAGERKDMPGWYTVPNNDLPVMLPNIKNFRPTGNDTSPLASVKSFYEVVCPKCKKMARRETDVSDTFLDSAWYYMRYPSQTEKKRPWHEGITKKWFPVDMYIGGAEHAVLHLLYVRFFAMALYDGGMITFEEPFQKFRAHGLLIKGGSKMSKSKGNVVNPDDYIKKCGADALRMYLMFLGPFAEGGDFQDTGILGITRFLERIWRLSHNVHSGKKSVFEKDTHAAIKKVTDDIANLRYNTAISACMILLNAFEAGKNNVTASDVKILLKLTAPFAPHMTEELWHMLGEKKSIHVATWPAYDEKYLMEETYNLVVQVNGRVRATIEMPRGSTREEAEILVRQEKRVMGFLDAGTIRKVIFVPDKLINFVL comes from the coding sequence ATGTCAAAAAAGAGCGTAAAATCCTTGCCAAAAAAAACTCTTAAAAAACGGTCTTCGGTAAAGCGAGTAGTGGCATATAATCATGCGCGTACAGAAAAGAAATGGCAGAAGAAATGGGCATCATCCGGCATATATGAACCAAATCTAAAAACGGCAAAAAATCCTTTTTATAATTTGATGATGTTCCCGTATCCTTCGGCAGAAGGATTACATGTCGGGAATATGTATGCATTTACCGGAGCGGATGTATACGGACGGTTTAAGCGTATGCAGGGATATGATGTGTTTGAGCCAATTGGTTTGGATGGTTTTGGTATTCATTCGGAAAATTACGCGCTTAAGGTGGGAACACATCCCATAACACAGGCGAAAATTTCGGAAAAGCGTTTTTATAAACAGCTTGAAATGATTGGAAACGGCTTTGCCTGGAAAGAACGGTTGGAAACATATGATCCGGATTATTATCGATGGACGCAGTGGCTTTTTACCGTTATGTTCAAAAAAGGACTCGCGTATAGAAAAAAAGCTGTGGTAAATTGGTGCCCGTCGTGCAAAACAGTGCTTGCTGATGAACAGGTTATTGCCGGTGAGTGTGAGCGGTGTGATACCATTGTCATTAAAAAGGAATTGGAGCAGTGGTTTTTTAAGATAACGAAATATGCGGAGCGCCTTCTTTCCGGTATTGATACAATTGATTGGTCTGAAAAAGTTAAGATTGCACAAAAAAATTGGATTGGAAAATCAGAAGGTGCGCTGATTCAGTTTCCCATTTCCCATTCTCAACTTTCAATTGAGGTTTATACAACGCGGGCGGATACGATTTTCGGCGCTACGTTTTTAGTGATAGGTCCGGAGCATCCTTTGCTCATGAATAATGAACTGGATATTAACAATGAAGAAGAAGTAAAAGAGTATATCAAGGTTGCTAAGAAAAAATCGGAAGAGGATCGCATGCGGGATAAAGTAGAAAAGACGGGCGTGGAATTGGAGGGCGTTCGGGCGATTAATCCGGCAACCAAGGAACCTATTCCCGTATGGGTTGCCGATTATGTGTTGGGGCATGTGGGAACAGGTGCCATTATGGCGGTGCCGGCGCATGATACGCGCGATTTTGCCTTTGCAAAAAAATATTGGCTTAATATTGTTCCGGTGGTGGAACCGGATGCACATGCCGATACTGCGGATGACATGGCGGTTCGTCTTCGAAAAAGTATTGTGGATGATGATGAGGCATATGTAGGCCATGGACGGCTTGTTAATTCCGGTCCATACGATGGGATGGATTCATTAGAGGCAAGAACAAAAATTATCAAGGCCGTAGAGGGAAAGAAAAAAATAACATATCGTTTACGTGATTGGCTCATTTCCCGACAGAGATATTGGGGACCGCCCATTCCTATGATTTTTTGCGTGTCATGCAAAGAAAAGGGTGCGGGAGAAAGAAAGGATATGCCGGGATGGTATACGGTGCCTAATAATGACTTGCCGGTTATGCTTCCCAATATAAAAAATTTCCGTCCCACCGGAAATGACACATCTCCTCTTGCATCAGTAAAATCATTTTACGAGGTTGTATGTCCAAAATGCAAAAAAATGGCGCGGCGGGAAACGGATGTATCGGATACGTTTCTCGATTCCGCCTGGTATTATATGCGTTATCCTTCACAAACGGAGAAAAAAAGGCCGTGGCATGAGGGTATAACAAAGAAATGGTTTCCCGTTGATATGTATATAGGAGGTGCGGAGCACGCGGTACTACATTTGTTGTATGTGCGGTTTTTTGCCATGGCTCTCTATGACGGAGGTATGATCACGTTTGAAGAGCCATTTCAGAAATTTCGTGCTCACGGACTTCTTATTAAGGGAGGATCTAAGATGTCTAAATCGAAGGGTAATGTTGTTAATCCGGATGATTATATAAAAAAATGCGGAGCGGACGCTCTTCGCATGTATCTTATGTTTTTAGGTCCTTTTGCGGAAGGGGGAGATTTTCAAGATACGGGTATTTTGGGGATTACACGTTTTTTGGAAAGAATATGGCGACTTTCGCATAATGTGCATTCCGGAAAAAAGAGTGTTTTTGAAAAAGATACCCACGCCGCTATAAAAAAAGTTACGGATGATATTGCCAATTTAAGATATAACACGGCAATTAGCGCATGTATGATTTTACTTAATGCGTTTGAGGCGGGTAAGAATAATGTAACGGCATCTGATGTAAAAATACTGCTTAAGCTTACAGCGCCGTTCGCGCCTCACATGACGGAAGAACTATGGCATATGCTCGGAGAGAAAAAAAGTATTCATGTAGCCACGTGGCCCGCTTATGATGAGAAATATCTTATGGAAGAAACCTATAACCTGGTTGTGCAGGTAAACGGGCGTGTACGTGCCACAATAGAAATGCCCCGTGGGAGTACGCGAGAAGAGGCAGAAATACTTGTCCGCCAGGAAAAGCGCGTAATGGGTTTCTTGGATGCCGGTACGATACGGAAAGTAATTTTTGTGCCGGACAAGCTGATTAATTTTGTTTTATAG
- a CDS encoding hydrolase TatD has product MSNPRFIDIHSHINFNAYKNDGNEVIKRTLDGGVWTILVGSQIDTSQRAVEYAVKYEEGIYASVGLHPIHLSETYVDKNEIDAGDAVPGFTSRVEEFDYNAYKKIAMNPKTVAIGECGLDYFRGKNQESNSMDEDLKQKQKEVFRAQVGLARDVGKPLMIHCRDAYEDLIAILKEERGEEIGGDVHFFAGSWNVARQFLDLNFHLSFTGVLTFTHDYDEVVKKTPLERIMVETDAPYVSPVPYRGKRNEPLYVEHTARRIAEIKELPEEDVFIQLVRNTRTVFGM; this is encoded by the coding sequence ATGTCGAATCCAAGATTTATCGATATCCATTCTCATATAAACTTTAACGCCTATAAAAACGACGGCAATGAGGTTATTAAGCGCACGTTGGACGGAGGCGTTTGGACTATTTTAGTGGGCTCACAAATTGACACTTCGCAACGCGCGGTGGAATATGCGGTTAAATACGAAGAGGGAATTTATGCATCCGTAGGGCTTCATCCCATTCATTTATCGGAAACATATGTTGATAAGAATGAGATCGATGCGGGAGATGCCGTGCCCGGCTTTACATCGCGCGTAGAAGAATTTGACTATAATGCTTATAAAAAAATTGCCATGAACCCAAAAACGGTAGCCATCGGGGAATGCGGACTTGATTATTTTAGAGGCAAAAATCAGGAATCGAACAGTATGGATGAAGATTTAAAACAAAAGCAGAAGGAAGTATTTCGGGCGCAGGTGGGGCTTGCGCGTGATGTAGGTAAACCGCTTATGATCCATTGCCGAGATGCATACGAAGATTTAATTGCCATACTTAAGGAAGAAAGGGGAGAAGAAATCGGCGGGGATGTCCATTTTTTTGCGGGATCGTGGAATGTTGCAAGGCAATTTTTGGATTTAAATTTTCACCTTTCTTTTACGGGCGTACTTACCTTTACGCATGATTACGATGAAGTAGTGAAAAAAACGCCGCTTGAACGGATCATGGTAGAGACCGATGCGCCATATGTATCTCCCGTGCCGTACCGTGGAAAACGCAATGAACCGTTATATGTGGAGCACACCGCGCGCCGTATTGCGGAGATAAAAGAGCTTCCCGAAGAAGATGTGTTTATACAACTTGTAAGAAATACCCGTACGGTGTTTGGCATGTAA
- a CDS encoding methionine--tRNA ligase, with protein sequence MSKFYITTSIAYVNAPPHVGYAMELLQADTIARYRRLQGDDVFFLTGTDEHGAKIARAAESAGKSPKEFVDEHASLFTALADKVHASHTAYIRTSDQERHWPGAQELWRRLEKAGDIYKASYRGLYCVGHEAFITEKDLVDGVCQDHGKEPEDVEEENYFFRLSRYTGEIKKRIKSGELEIIPSFRKNEMLTFLNEGLEDVSFSRPAKDISWGVPVPGDNTQTMYVWCDALSNYITALGFGENNTKQLETYWPCDMHVIGKDILRFHALIWPGMLLSAGIALPKRVMAHGFINSGGKKMSKSLGNVIDPFSFIDKYGVDSLRYFLLREIPTFEDGDFTEDRFTEAYNAHLANGLGNVVSRVTKMVEAYFEGYLAKPADDLLTTAPLVSDIAFIHAKGEHLSVEGTSLLYEVERSILPLYHEHMQTYRLNEAMNIVWGIIHMMDKYIQTYEPFKLIKTDKEKTQVVLWQLLRGIDTVAYALLPFMPQTSASIRAMLGVDKEGIPSDQNEYTIKEREQMFPRIG encoded by the coding sequence ATGAGTAAATTTTACATAACAACATCCATTGCATATGTAAATGCACCTCCGCACGTGGGATATGCAATGGAGCTTTTACAGGCGGATACAATCGCGCGTTACCGGCGTCTTCAGGGGGACGATGTTTTTTTTCTTACAGGAACGGATGAACATGGAGCAAAAATCGCCCGTGCCGCGGAATCAGCTGGCAAGTCTCCAAAAGAATTTGTTGATGAGCACGCTTCTTTATTTACCGCATTGGCGGATAAGGTGCATGCGTCGCATACGGCATATATCCGTACGTCCGATCAGGAGCGTCATTGGCCAGGAGCACAGGAATTATGGCGCCGTCTTGAAAAGGCGGGAGATATATATAAGGCGTCTTATCGGGGATTGTATTGTGTGGGACACGAGGCATTTATTACGGAAAAAGATCTAGTGGATGGTGTGTGTCAGGATCATGGAAAGGAGCCCGAAGATGTGGAGGAAGAAAATTATTTTTTTCGGCTTTCTCGGTATACCGGAGAAATAAAAAAACGTATCAAATCGGGGGAGCTTGAAATTATACCGAGTTTTCGTAAAAATGAAATGCTCACCTTTTTAAATGAAGGACTTGAAGATGTAAGTTTTTCGCGTCCTGCCAAAGACATATCATGGGGAGTGCCGGTGCCGGGAGATAATACGCAAACAATGTATGTGTGGTGTGATGCGCTTTCAAATTACATAACCGCTCTGGGATTTGGCGAAAACAATACGAAACAACTCGAAACGTATTGGCCGTGCGACATGCATGTAATCGGAAAAGATATTCTGCGCTTTCACGCACTTATATGGCCGGGTATGCTTTTGTCCGCGGGCATTGCGCTTCCGAAGCGTGTAATGGCGCATGGGTTTATTAATTCGGGAGGAAAAAAAATGTCCAAGTCTTTGGGGAACGTCATAGATCCCTTTTCGTTCATCGATAAGTATGGCGTTGATTCGCTCCGGTATTTTTTGTTGCGGGAAATTCCCACATTTGAAGATGGTGATTTTACGGAAGATCGTTTTACGGAAGCATATAATGCTCATTTGGCAAACGGGCTGGGGAATGTGGTGAGTCGTGTTACAAAGATGGTTGAAGCGTATTTTGAAGGATATCTCGCAAAGCCGGCAGATGATCTTCTTACTACAGCACCTCTTGTTTCTGATATTGCGTTTATTCATGCAAAGGGAGAGCATCTTTCGGTGGAAGGAACAAGTTTATTGTACGAGGTGGAGCGCAGTATACTGCCATTGTATCATGAACACATGCAAACATATCGTCTTAACGAGGCGATGAACATCGTTTGGGGGATCATTCATATGATGGATAAATATATTCAAACATACGAACCGTTTAAGCTTATTAAGACGGACAAGGAAAAAACACAGGTGGTATTATGGCAGCTTCTTAGAGGTATTGATACGGTGGCATATGCATTACTTCCATTTATGCCGCAAACGAGCGCGTCTATCCGTGCCATGCTTGGTGTGGATAAGGAAGGCATTCCTTCAGATCAAAATGAGTATACAATCAAGGAACGGGAACAGATGTTCCCTCGTATCGGATAA